In a single window of the Tribolium castaneum strain GA2 chromosome 8, icTriCast1.1, whole genome shotgun sequence genome:
- the LOC656022 gene encoding ankyrin-3 isoform X2, whose translation MPTECITNPLQRELADSIIRMVPLDEIRILLACGAKVNEPVTQGLRPLHYAVWQRYYEAAQLLLTRGGDVNAVDECGYSPLHLSAEHGYTEVVRLLLLSGAKVNYRPNTDEDFPRTTQCDEPLRLAIRNKHMDIARMLLEHGADPNKRYFFGAEINLVTDLEFLELLLTFGANPDSRDRSGLTPLILLKYGADVNAMADERHDYRTVLHYAVLSGNYEIINLMIKQGAKLNYDEEYDLGKPSPLDLAILKGDPKIVELLIRSGANVNCSSPIIGSPLHVACADNIPNRYDILQMLLKAGADPNLKVYNDLYDHNSQLRPVLVEYVASNTNPSLAVVNLLIRYGAKVVMKTQFRDPDGILNSLQNVISAKCDSIFFLLLEASESFDVCMIRRNSVITPEQKATLLELAKYPLSLRRQVRVFLRRLLGGNKLIDSVPSFELPKCLEKYLLFDYS comes from the exons GAGGGAACTCGCCGACTCCATCATCCGGATGGTACCATTGGACGAAATCCGGATTCTACTAGCGTGTGGAGCAAAG GTCAACGAACCCGTTACTCAAGGGTTGCGACCTTTGCATTATGCAGTCTGGCAAAGGTACTACGAAGCCGCGCAATTGCTGTTGACAAGGGGTGGAGATGTTAATGCAGTCGATGAATGTGGTTACAGCCCTTTGCACCTTTCAGCAGAGCATGg CTACACCGAAGTGGTGCGTCTGCTGCTCCTGTCGGGGGCCAAAGTCAACTACCGGCCCAACACCGACGAGGACTTCCCCCGGACGACGCAATGCGACGAGCCCCTGCGGCTCGCCATCCGCAACAAGCACATGGACATCGCCAGGATGCTCCTCGAGCACGGCGCCGACCCCAACAAGCGCTACTTCTTCGGGGCGGAAATCAACCTCGTTACGGACCTGGAGTTTCTGGAGCTGTTGCTGACGTTCGGGGCCAATCCGGACAGCAGGGACAGGTCCGGGCTCACGCC CTTGATTCTGCTCAAATA TGGCGCCGATGTGAACGCAATGGCGGACGAGAGGCATGATTACAGGACCGTACTGCATTATGCCGTGTTGTCGGGGAATTACGAGATTATTAATTTGATGATAAAGCAAGGGGCAAAGTTGAATTATGACGAGGAGTATGATTTGGGGAAGCCGAGTCCGTTGGATCTGGCGATTCTGAAGGGGGATCCCAAGATTGTCGAGCTGTTGATTAGATCAG GTGCAAACGTCAACTGCAGCTCCCCCATCATTGGCTCCCCCCTCCACGTGGCCTGTGCCGACAACATCCCCAACCGCTATGACATCCTCCAG ATGCTCCTCAAAGCTGGCGCTGACCCCAACCTCAAAGTCTACAACGACCTCTACGACCACAATTCGCAACTACGGCCCGTTCTAGTGGAATATGTTGCCAGTAATACCAACCCTAGCCTTGCTGTGGTCAACCTCCTGATTCGCTATGGAGCCAAAGTGGTGATGAAAACGCAATTTCGGGACCCTGACGGTATCCTCAATTCCCTCCAAAACGTTATCTCGGCCAAATGTGACTCAATTTTCTTTCTCTTGCTTGAAGCGAGCGAATCGTTCGATGTTTGCATGATTCGGAGAAACTCGGTTATAACGCCTGAGCAGAAGGCGACGCTTTTGGAGCTGGCCAAGTACCCGTTGAGTTTGAGGAGGCAAGTGAGGGTGTTTTTGAGGAGGCTTTTGGGAGGGAATAAGCTCATTGATTCGGTGCCGAGCTTCGAGTTGCCCAAATGTTTGGAGAAGTATCTACTCTTTGACTATAGCTGA
- the LOC656022 gene encoding ankyrin-3 isoform X1: protein MPTECITNPLQRELADSIIRMVPLDEIRILLACGAKVNEPVTQGLRPLHYAVWQRYYEAAQLLLTRGGDVNAVDECGYSPLHLSAEHGYTEVVRLLLLSGAKVNYRPNTDEDFPRTTQCDEPLRLAIRNKHMDIARMLLEHGADPNKRYFFGAEINLVTDLEFLELLLTFGANPDSRDRSGLTPLMKAVRQPQGMEAALILLKYGADVNAMADERHDYRTVLHYAVLSGNYEIINLMIKQGAKLNYDEEYDLGKPSPLDLAILKGDPKIVELLIRSGANVNCSSPIIGSPLHVACADNIPNRYDILQMLLKAGADPNLKVYNDLYDHNSQLRPVLVEYVASNTNPSLAVVNLLIRYGAKVVMKTQFRDPDGILNSLQNVISAKCDSIFFLLLEASESFDVCMIRRNSVITPEQKATLLELAKYPLSLRRQVRVFLRRLLGGNKLIDSVPSFELPKCLEKYLLFDYS from the exons GAGGGAACTCGCCGACTCCATCATCCGGATGGTACCATTGGACGAAATCCGGATTCTACTAGCGTGTGGAGCAAAG GTCAACGAACCCGTTACTCAAGGGTTGCGACCTTTGCATTATGCAGTCTGGCAAAGGTACTACGAAGCCGCGCAATTGCTGTTGACAAGGGGTGGAGATGTTAATGCAGTCGATGAATGTGGTTACAGCCCTTTGCACCTTTCAGCAGAGCATGg CTACACCGAAGTGGTGCGTCTGCTGCTCCTGTCGGGGGCCAAAGTCAACTACCGGCCCAACACCGACGAGGACTTCCCCCGGACGACGCAATGCGACGAGCCCCTGCGGCTCGCCATCCGCAACAAGCACATGGACATCGCCAGGATGCTCCTCGAGCACGGCGCCGACCCCAACAAGCGCTACTTCTTCGGGGCGGAAATCAACCTCGTTACGGACCTGGAGTTTCTGGAGCTGTTGCTGACGTTCGGGGCCAATCCGGACAGCAGGGACAGGTCCGGGCTCACGCCCTTGATGAAGGCCGTCAGGCAGCCGCAGGGCATGGAGGCGGCCTTGATTCTGCTCAAATA TGGCGCCGATGTGAACGCAATGGCGGACGAGAGGCATGATTACAGGACCGTACTGCATTATGCCGTGTTGTCGGGGAATTACGAGATTATTAATTTGATGATAAAGCAAGGGGCAAAGTTGAATTATGACGAGGAGTATGATTTGGGGAAGCCGAGTCCGTTGGATCTGGCGATTCTGAAGGGGGATCCCAAGATTGTCGAGCTGTTGATTAGATCAG GTGCAAACGTCAACTGCAGCTCCCCCATCATTGGCTCCCCCCTCCACGTGGCCTGTGCCGACAACATCCCCAACCGCTATGACATCCTCCAG ATGCTCCTCAAAGCTGGCGCTGACCCCAACCTCAAAGTCTACAACGACCTCTACGACCACAATTCGCAACTACGGCCCGTTCTAGTGGAATATGTTGCCAGTAATACCAACCCTAGCCTTGCTGTGGTCAACCTCCTGATTCGCTATGGAGCCAAAGTGGTGATGAAAACGCAATTTCGGGACCCTGACGGTATCCTCAATTCCCTCCAAAACGTTATCTCGGCCAAATGTGACTCAATTTTCTTTCTCTTGCTTGAAGCGAGCGAATCGTTCGATGTTTGCATGATTCGGAGAAACTCGGTTATAACGCCTGAGCAGAAGGCGACGCTTTTGGAGCTGGCCAAGTACCCGTTGAGTTTGAGGAGGCAAGTGAGGGTGTTTTTGAGGAGGCTTTTGGGAGGGAATAAGCTCATTGATTCGGTGCCGAGCTTCGAGTTGCCCAAATGTTTGGAGAAGTATCTACTCTTTGACTATAGCTGA
- the LOC135266908 gene encoding uncharacterized protein LOC135266908, whose protein sequence is MAEKHIVKFHFIAKFFGDGNRFLVRGENAFTSGHVTKFRFDGTVQPMRISAEVLPSMKKLNYTVEISYDLEEGVKTAHCTCPRGNVACHHMAAALYYAHYNVSATDIECQWSAPSKTTPQTEVIKLADVYKPKLSNYTALSRSSTEDEIIQFRAEIGVTNVVGFTWLLRPEASEEARKIIADIEEILQSLEYVQAIDKQKFLLEKCRIDEARIKLVEACTRGQHVNENWHVARKHRLTASRFGMVLSACSRRRFPPSLFKNLAEGYSLDRVAAVQWGKTHEKTALREFEEATNLKVQETGFWLEESGFLGASPDGLVEEDGILEIKCPYKYRDTDSLSEALKDKKYFYWRDENEDINLNSNHNYYHQVQGQMHITGRSICYFVVWTPKCTEIFQIEKDPGWSENINILKEFYLDQYISFISQ, encoded by the exons A tggcagaaaagcacattgttaagtttcactttattgcgaaattttttggggacggtaatcgctttttagttcggggagaaaatgcttttaccaGCGGTCACGTCACCAAATTTAGGTTTGATGGCACAGTACAACCGATGAGAATTTCTGCAGAAGTTCTACCGAGCAtgaaaaagctaaattatactgtggag ATTTCATATGACCTAGAAGAAGGGGTTAAGACGGCACATTGTACCTGCCCAAGGGGCAACGTGGCTTGCCATCATATGGCTGCAGCATTATATTATGCTCATTATAATGTAAGTGCTACTGACATTGAGTGTCAGTGGAGTGCCCcatcaaaaacaacaccacAAACAGAAGTCATTAAGTTAGCTGATGTTTACAAGCCGAAATTATCAAACTATACGGCACTGTCTAGGTCCTCTACTGAGGACGAAATTATTCAGTTCCGTGCCGAAATAGGCGTCACGAATGTGGTGGGCTTCACTTGGCTCCTAAGACCAGAAGCAAGTGAAGaagccagaaaaattattgcagataTCGAAGAAATTCTACAAAGCTTAGAATACGTGCAGGCCATAGACAAACAAAAGTTTCTTTTGGAGAAGTGCAGAATAGATGAGGCACGCATTAAACTGGTTGAGGCGTGCACTCGGGGCCAACATGTTAACGAAAATTGGCATGTAGCAAGGAAACATCGTTTAACGGCCAGCAGGTTTGGCATGGTACTATCTGCTTGCAGTAGACGAAGATTCCCAccctctttatttaaaaatttggcggaAGGCTATTCGCTTGACAGGGTTGCTGCTGTGCAGTGGGGTAAGACCCACGAGAAGACAGCGCTCAGAGAATTTGAAGAAGCGACGAATCTTAAAGTCCAAGAGACGGGATTTTG gttggAAGAATCAGGCTTTTTGGGAGCAAGTCCTGATGGATTAGTGGAAGAAGATGGGATTCTCGAAATTAAATGCCCATATAAATATAGGGACACTGACAGTTTGTCTGAAGCCCtgaaggataaaaaatatttttattggagggatgaaaatgaggacattaatcttaacagcaatcacaattattaccaCCAAGTACAGGGGCAAATGCACATCACTGGTCGAAGTATCTGCTACTTTGTCGTGTGGACACCAAAGTGCACAGagatatttcaaattgaaaaagatccGGGGTGGTCagaaaatatcaatattttaaaagaattttatcttgaccaatatatttcctttatttcacaataa
- the LOC135266907 gene encoding uncharacterized protein LOC135266907 — protein sequence MWPFKTEGKMVCHTNDIGFLLNDEFMGCNRRNPNKRVVFCPPPPSRGMNSRYTRVEGSGTYMVESSTGCEFCASFVSVFCYRVFSDRSPYLRVLEFLKFCFSKTLSHFCGTSLVGFYITTMGMCWAPDCKHYSTRDKCHFFSFPKSGKERALWKKLLRRDVEPGPGAYVCSCHFRDGRKENGPELFLHNIAKRAYFQVESPEKKKMKKQGLPSCSSSAESLSVDIPEETVPSTMNLEEVPSTSTAVVAAPADIIQDAPLESMGVQAPLVSHAALEAEMYFLKKENAELKAKIQYLTVRFCYENVQGNDKLIVLYTGLPNSQIFEALFHLIEKLDIKYYHKWTVQKLTRIDQLFLTLVKLRLNFPQLDLAQRFGVAQSTVSNIILTFVHVIYEILYKQFMTTMPSREKNKSCLPTCFSNFTNCRAVLDCTEIFTVVSRLIGVAPNGVITFVSDLYVGSTSDQKVVLNCGIIDMLKTGDMILADKGFLIQNILPPGVTLNIPPFLSNVQFTPEQVKCTENIARARIHVERAIRRLKCYHILNFLPESLCHYGDIVFKATAALTNLQFPLIKEVAELFQDCDD from the exons atgtggcCTTTTAAAACTGAGGGAAAAATGGTTTGCCACACTAATGACATTGGATTTCTTCTGAATGACGAATTCATGGGGTGCAACCGGCGCAACCCCAATAAACGGGTTGTTTTCTGTCCCCCTCCCCCATCACGAGGGATGAATAGCAGGTATACGAGGGTAGAGGGTTCAGGCACATACATGGTTGAAAGTAGTACGGGTTGTGAGTTCTGTGCTTCTTTCGTGAGTGTCTTTTGTTATCGTGTTTTTTCCGATCGTTCTCCATATCTTCGtgttcttgaatttttaaaattctgtttttccaAGACATTATCTCATTTTTGTGGTACATCATTAG TAGGTTTTTACATCACAACTATGGGAATGTGTTGGGCTCCAGATTGCAAACACTATAGTACTCGCgataaatgccatttttttagttttcctaaGTCGGGAAAAGAACGAGCactatggaaaaaattgttgag aaGAGATGTAGAACCCGGACCAGGAGCCTACGTTTGCAGCTGCCATTTTCGGGATGGAAGAAAGGAAAATGgtcctgaattatttttgcacaatatcgcaaaaagagcctattttcaagtggaatctccagaaaaaaaaaagatgaaaaaacaagGACTCCCTTCTTGTTCTAGTTCCGCTGAATcattaag TGTTGATATACCGGAAGAAACAGTACCATCGACAATGAATTTAGAGGAAGTGCCATCGACGTCTACAGCCGTAGTTGCAGCACCAGCAGATATAATTCAAGATGCTCCGTTAGAATCTATGGGTGTGCAAGCACCCTTGGTGTCACATGCGGCTCTTGAAGCAGAAatgtattttctcaaaaaggaaaatgctgaacttaaagcaaaaatacaatatctgACAGTACGATTTTGCTATGAAAATGTTCAAGGAAATGACAAACTCATTGTTTTATATACCGGTCTTCCCAATAGCCAGATTTTCGAAGCATTGTTTCACTTAATCGAAAAGTTGgacataaaatattaccacAAATGGACAGTCCAAAAGTTAACTAGAATTGACCAACTCTTTTTAACCCTAGTAAAATTACGACTCAATTTCCCTCAACTTGATTTGGCGCAACGCTTTGGGGTTGCCCAAAGCACAGtttctaatattattttaacatttgtccatgtaatatatgaaattttatataaacagtTTATGACGACAATGCCTTCgcgcgaaaaaaataaatcttgcttgccaacatgttttagcaattttactaattgtagAGCAGTTCTAGATTGTACCGAAATTTTCACTGTGGTATCAC GGCTAATTGGAGTTGCACCCAATGGTGTCATCACATTTGTAAGTGATTTATACGTGGGATCAACTTCTGatcaaaaagttgttttaaattgtggaaTAATCGACATGTTAAAAACTGGAGATATGATTTTAGCCGATAAGGGATTTTTGATCCAAAATATTCTGCCACCAGGGGTCACTTTGAATATTCCaccttttttatcaaatgtccAATTTACACCAGAGCAAGTTAAGTGTACCGAAAATATTGCACGTGCAAGAATACACGTCGAAAGGGCAATACGccgattaaaatgttatcatattttaaattttttgccagagTCTTTGTGCCACTATGgagatattgtttttaaagcgACTGCCGCTTTAACAAACCTccaatttccattaattaaagaggtagcagaattgtttcaggattgtgatgattaa